Proteins found in one Paralichthys olivaceus isolate ysfri-2021 chromosome 19, ASM2471397v2, whole genome shotgun sequence genomic segment:
- the fkbp6 gene encoding inactive peptidyl-prolyl cis-trans isomerase FKBP6: MSRNGLVSSIRRLIDAEEQLRMSNPTPSPFEQLHQQMDDILGDGGIMKEVVQPGEGPPISQNASVLIHYSGFLEYSDQPFETTTNFKHPRLMKLGKDVTLAGLQLGLLTMKKGEFSRFLFQPQYAYGDMGCPPIIPAAAKILYEVQILDFFDSGQLDEFVALSPEAQNAVPLPRLFEVCITLRSFGNRCFNQRRYYVAKDRYKQAMRLLVSRETQTDAEKEKINAALLPLYLNLSVTELHLESPHKALKYGNKALKIDSANTKALYRCGKAYLELCEYESAQGCLISAQAKKPFDADINNLLRKVATCYKENLDKQKDMYTKMCRDFKGESQ, encoded by the exons ATGTCGAGGAACGGGTTAGTGTCCAGTATCCGGAGGTTAATAGACGCCGAGGAGCAGCTGAGGATGAGCAACCCCACCCCG AGTCCGTTTGAACAGCTACATCAGCAGATGGATGATATCTTGGGAGATGGAGGGATCATGAAAGAGGTGGTCCAGCCTGGAGAAGGCCCGCCTATATCCCAGAATGCTTCAGTATTGA tcCATTATTCTGGCTTCCTGGAATATTCAGACCAACCCTTTGAAACCACCACAAACTTCAAACATCCGCGGTTGATGAAATTAGGGAAAG ATGTGACGCTGGCCGGACTGCAGCTGGGTCTGCTCACCATGAAGAAAGGAGAGTTCTCTCGTTTCCTCTTCCAACCCCAGTATGCGTATGGGGACATGGGTTGTCCTCCGATCATTCCCGCTGCTGCCAAGATTCTGTACGAGGTTCAGATCCTGGACTTTTTCGACTCGGGACAACTGGACGAGTTTGTTGCACTGAGTCCG GAGGCGCAGAACGCTGTTCCTTTGCCCAGACTTTTTGAAGTTTGCATCACACTACGCAGCTTTGGCAACCGCTGCTTCAACCAGAGGCGTTACTATGTCGCCAAAGATCGCTATAAACAG GCCATGAGGCTGCTGGTGAGCAGGGAAACACAGACTGATGCAGAAAAGGAGAAGATCAATGcagctctgcttcctctctATCTGAACCTCTCTGTCACCGAGCTGCATCTGGAGAGCCCACACAAAGCGCTGAAGTACGGCAACAAAGCCTTGAAGATCGACTCAGCCAACACAAAGGCTCTTTACCGCTGTGGAAAG GCATACCTGGAGCTGTGTGAGTACGAGAGCGCCCAGGGTTGCCTCATAAGTGCTCAGGCAAAGAAGCCCTTTGACGCCGACATCAACAACCTCCTGAGAAAAGTGGCAAC ATGCTATAAAGAAAACTTGGACAAGCAGAAAGACATGTACACCAAGATGTGCAGAGACTTCAAGGGAGAGTCCCAGTGA